From the Bos javanicus breed banteng chromosome 7, ARS-OSU_banteng_1.0, whole genome shotgun sequence genome, the window ttgggtaaactccgggagttggtgatggacagggaggcctggcgtgctgcgattcacagggtcgcaaagagtcagacatgactgagagactgcactgaactgaactgaaccccaaagaattaaaaatagggaCTCAAACATTTAtccatgaatgttcacagcagtgctATTTGTAATGGCCAAAAGATGGAAAACAACTCAactgtctatcagcagatgaatggataaacaaactaggtgtataaatacaatgtaatattGTTCAGCCATTCAAAGGAATGAATATCTCTTTATGTGTGCTGAGAGACATTTGCATTCATTAGTTTGTCCCTGGAGTCAGACTACCTAGATTCGAATGCTAAATCTGCCACTTCAGGCTGGGTGAACAATGGACAAGTGAGAGTTTCTGCTTCCTTCCTCATTGGGCTTTTGTAAGAAGCATAGGATGTTGCATGCTCTGCACAGCTCCAGCCACATTACAAATCCTTAACACATCATAACTGttttcaaggggcttcccagatggcactagtggtaaagaatctgcttgctgatGCAGAAAATGCAATAgacagtgggtttgatccctgggttgggaagatcccttgaggaagaaatggcaactcactccagtattcttgcctaaaaaattccatgcacaagaggagcctggtgggctacagtccatggggtcacaaagagacatgactgaatgccTGAGAACACACACAACTGTTTTCAGGAATAACATATCTAAAATCTTCTTCACTGGAAAAACTGACTTCCATGCTAACCATCTGGCAGCCAAAAGAGACAGATTTGAAGAATGGCAATGCTCCTGGGACAAAAGCTCTTTCCCTCAGGGGTCCTAGACTCAAAGGCTTCACTGGGGAAGATGAACTAATTGTAGTCACTCTAACAAGGTTCTCCGGGGATCATACCTGAAGGCCAGAGATTCTGATATTAATCTGTTAGTGTGATTCTGCTGTGTGTTCTCTGAGAAAGCCTACTCTTCATCCACAGTTGCAAGACAAAGTAGAGGCTGCAGGAATCCCAAATCCCTGGAAACAGGACTCTTGATGGGTTGAGAGGTCCTGGAATCTGATAGAGGTATAGTAGATATTGGTTAATAAGGCATCAGGAAGACAAGCCACAATCGAGCTGATCTCAGGGAAGATCCTCCCCCACCAAACTTGCCTTCAGAGGTTAGGGGTACTCTCTGATCAGTTTCATCCACAAGGACTTAGGTTACCTGGTATCAGTGACTCATAGATAGGTAGGGATATTGTGAGTTGGTCAAGAGAGTGGATATTTGGATCAGAGCATGAGCTGGATCCCAGATCCATGCAGGAGTCAGGTTTGGAGCCTCAGCTGTTGGCTCATGATGTGGCTGAAGGTTAAATGTGATGATAATTGTTAAGAGGTTAGCTCATTGTGGATTGCATAGAATAAAGGTCACTGTGCCACTctaaggacttccccagtggctcagcggtgcAAAAGACACaagcagattcaatccctgggtcaagaagatcccctggaggagggcatggcagcccactccagtattcctgctgggaaaatctcatgaacagaggatcctggagggttatggtccatggggtcagaaagagctggacatgactaaagtgactgagcacacatgcacgctcaCACAGACCACTCTAACTTAGTCAACTTGTATAGATgctgaggggaggagagagtctGTCATGCTTTAACCATGGGTATCAGTGATCCCTAACTGGGGGAAATTTCTACTCTGCTCAAGAGGTGTTATTCAAGATATTTTTGCTCCTTACAACTGGAGATAGGAAGAATGCTATTGGCATTCAGTGGGTCAAAGCCAGGTGTTCAACGTCATACAATAATATATAAGACAGTCTGCACCACAAACAAAAATATGATTCAGCAtcaaatgtcagtagtgccagGATGAGAACCACTAGGCTCCACCCCAAAGAGGAGAGGAACAGGGAAGGGATCCCTGAAGAGGTGGAGGCAACTTAAGTGAGGTGAAGCTGGAGGCTAGAAGCTTCCAAGCAGGAGACAGCAGGTGCAAAGGACCAAAGTGttaagtgctcagttgtgtctgactcttttgtgaccctatggactgtatagccccccaggtccctctgtccatggaattctccaggcaaaaatattgaagcaggtagccattcccttctccaggggatcttcctgacctagggattgaacccaggtctccctcattgcaggcagattctttaccatctgggccaagGCACAGAAAGTTATGTACCTTGGCTaaatcacacagccagtaagtggcagaactggaaCTGAAACCCAGGTGTGTTTTCAGAGTTTGTCTTTAATcacttttactatttattttaaataccaaACCCTAAAAAGTGCCTAggctgtttattttaattttatgtcttttatccCTATCTTAATTAAGGAATAATTGACAAAAATTGTGTATAACTAAGATGTAAGACTTGAAGctttgatacatgtatacactCTGAAATAATTgccacaatcaagctaattaatgTAAGACTCTTTATTTTGATAATATCACTAAGAGTTCccacaaataaaaatgtttgtccATATAACACATCAGCTATGGATTTAATCCCCTTATCCTATTTTTCTCacttaatccttataacaatCCTAAGGAATTAGAAAAATTAGTCCCATATAACAGAtggggagtcggacacgactgagcaaattcactttcgcttttcactttcatgcattggagaaggaaatggcaacccactccagtgttcttgcctggagaatcccagggacaggggagcctggtgggctgccgtttatggggtcgcacagagttggacaccactgaagcgacttagcagcagtagcagcagcaacagatggggaaactaggCTCAGCGTGGTTAAGTGAGATGCATCTTCAGGGATGGGTTTGAAAGAGCAGTGAGGTAATCTGTTTTCTTCCCACTGTTGATGCCCCTATTTCTGGCTTTAGCACTGCCTGGACATGGACAATCAGACCCAAGTCTCTGAATTCATCCTCCTCGGCCTCTCCCAGCAGCCCCTGCAGAGGCAGGTGCTTTTCAGCCTGTCCTGCATTCTGTATTTGAGTGGGTGCCTGGGGAATCTTCTCACCATCCTGGCCATCATCTTGGACCCTCACCTCCACAgccccatgtatttcttcctcagCAACTTGTCTCTTCTTGACATCTGCTTtacctccaccaccatccccaagATGCTGGTGAACCATCTGTGTGGGCTCACCACCATCTCCTTCTCAGCTTGCCTGGCCCAGATGTATTTCTTCATCACCTTTGGGGCAGCTGACAGCATGCTTCTCTCAGCCATGGCTTATGACCGCTACCTGGCCATCTGCAGCCCACTGCACTACATGACAATCATGAGTGTCTTTCGGTGTACTTTGCTGGTGGTGATACCCTGGATCTCAGCCAACCTCATCTCCATGGTCCACGCTATCCTGATGTCCCACTTGTCCTTTTGCACCAATAGGATCCCACACTTCTTCTGTGATATCAATGCCTTGATCAAGCTCTCCTGCTCTGACACCCAAGTCAATGAGATGCTGGTGTTGGTCCTTGGGGGCCCAGTGGTTCTCATCTCTTTTGTGTGCATCATGGCCTCCTATACACCCATTGCTGTGACTGTGTGGAAGGTGCCTTCTGTCCAGGGCAGATGGAAAGCATTCTCCACATGTGGCTCTCACCTTTGTGTTGTCTGTCTCTTCTATGGGACTATCATTGGGGTCTACTTCAACCCTGCATCCACACACACCACCCAGAGGGACATGGCAGCCACAGTGATGTACACCATGGTcacccccatgctgaaccccttcatctatGGCCTGAGGAACCGAGATCTGAAGGGTGCCCTCCAGAAACTTCTTCTCAACAAGAACCCCTTTGCCCAGCCTCTTTAAAGACTCTTTTTAGACCTAATTGCTTTTGAAATAAACTAAatatggaagcagtgacagattttattttcttggcctccaaaatcactgcagacagtgagtgcagctatgaaattaaaagatgcttcctccttggaaggaaagctatgacaaacccagacagtgaaaaagcagacatcacttcccgtagtcatgtacagatgtgaaagttggaccataaataaggctgggaaccaaggaattgatgcttttgaattgtggtgctggaagagactcttgagagtcctttggacagcaacaagatcaaaccagtcactcctaaagggaatcgaccctgaatattcattggaaagattgatgctgaagctgaaactgaagctccaatattttgaccacctgatgcaaagagctaactcattggaaaagaccctgatgttgggaaaggttgaaggcaaaaggagaaagggacagcagaggatgagatgtttggatagcatcactaactcaatggtcatgaatttgagcaaactccaggagatagtggaggacagatgagcctggagtgcggcagtgttgcaaagagttggacacaacttagtgactgaacagcaatgctTCCCAATATTAGAATGTTTCTCTTTTAAGGAtagaaacaatatatttttattcatataaatacTTTATTGACATATAA encodes:
- the LOC133251786 gene encoding olfactory receptor 1361-like, with product MDNQTQVSEFILLGLSQQPLQRQVLFSLSCILYLSGCLGNLLTILAIILDPHLHSPMYFFLSNLSLLDICFTSTTIPKMLVNHLCGLTTISFSACLAQMYFFITFGAADSMLLSAMAYDRYLAICSPLHYMTIMSVFRCTLLVVIPWISANLISMVHAILMSHLSFCTNRIPHFFCDINALIKLSCSDTQVNEMLVLVLGGPVVLISFVCIMASYTPIAVTVWKVPSVQGRWKAFSTCGSHLCVVCLFYGTIIGVYFNPASTHTTQRDMAATVMYTMVTPMLNPFIYGLRNRDLKGALQKLLLNKNPFAQPL